The genomic stretch GGTAGGATAGCAATCCCTTTGCTCCTTAAAGCTATTAATGGACCAGTTTCAAACACTTCAATAATATTTTTAAGTTCTTCAAGCAAAATGTCGAGTTTTTTATTTATTTCATCAATCATCTCTCTATTTATGTCTCTTCTAACTCCTCCTATTACAATATAACCCATATTAATTCTATTTCCAGTAATCATCTCTATTAAATCCATAATTATTTCTCTGACATTTAAAAGCCATATTCCAAGAGTTTCATGCTCTATTGATAAGTTATAAACTGCTGAAGCAATTAAATGGCTATGAATTCTTTCCAATTCACACGCTATTACTCTCAAATATTTTGCTTTGTCAGGAATCTCTATTTTTGAAATATGCTCAATACATTCTGCAAATGTCATAGTGTGAATAAATGAACAGATTCCACAAACTCTCTCAGCCAAATAAATTCCTTTATGACAGTGTTTCCCTTCCATAATTTTTTCTATTCCTCTATGAACATAACCCATTTCAATTTCAGCATCAACTGGCTTTTCTCCCTCTAATATTAATTTAATTCTTAAAGGTTCTTTTAATATTGGATGAATAGGACCAATAGGAACTGTTGCCATAATTTCACTCTTTTATAATTTTTCATTTATTTTTCTCTTTTAA from Methanocaldococcus lauensis encodes the following:
- a CDS encoding hydrogenase large subunit, producing the protein MATVPIGPIHPILKEPLRIKLILEGEKPVDAEIEMGYVHRGIEKIMEGKHCHKGIYLAERVCGICSFIHTMTFAECIEHISKIEIPDKAKYLRVIACELERIHSHLIASAVYNLSIEHETLGIWLLNVREIIMDLIEMITGNRINMGYIVIGGVRRDINREMIDEINKKLDILLEELKNIIEVFETGPLIALRSKGIAILPYHEIMRTRAVGPVCRGSGLPESDWRLRHSTYQELKFKPVWRKEGDNFARMMVRHEEILESVRLIRKCLELYEESQGDIRVKVDIKGGKGEWRNEAPRGELLYKMEISDGGIIKRIMIRTPTVMNLEAYKYMLKTCPTVSDAISAYASIDPCISCTERTIIAVKDGKEVPIKFGHI